In one window of Hyla sarda isolate aHylSar1 chromosome 1, aHylSar1.hap1, whole genome shotgun sequence DNA:
- the PLIN2 gene encoding perilipin-2 isoform X3 has translation MAEMVEQQQQNVVVRLINLPLVSSTYDMVSSVYVSTKDNHPYLKSVCDVAEKSVKTITSVAVTSAMPILQKLEPQIAMANSIACIGLDKIEEKLPILYQPSEKVVANASDAVFGAKDAVIQSITGVVGRTKGAVQDSVEMTKAAVNGSINTVLGSGVVKNMSSHVNTALTKSETLLEQYLPPTDEELAKEATTTEGFELCKDKPSYYVRLGSLSTKARKRAYQQALTRIKDAKCRSQEAIAQLQDTVNLIEYARKNMNDANQKMHDAQEKIYNKWADWTKGAGQDANDENKSAEQIESRTLNIARNLTQQLQTTCLSLVTSVQGLPQNIQNKAHNVSAMATDVYQNFRSASSFKEISDGILTTTKDQFTKMRDSMDDLMDYFVNNTPLNWLVGPFYPQRACSQQGEQEVDGGDSANKD, from the exons ATGGCTGAAAtggtggagcagcagcagcag aatgtGGTGGTAAGGTTGATCAACCTCCCATTGGTGAGCTCAACATATGATATGGTGTCCTCTGTCTATGTGAGCACCAAGGACAACCATCCCTACCTTAAGTCTGTATGTGATGTTGCGGAGAAGAGCGTGAAAACTATCACTTCTGTAGCTGTGACCAGTGCCATGCCAATCCTACAGAAACTGGAGCCTCAAA TTGCCATGGCTAACAGCATTGCCTGTATTGGATTGGACAAGATCGAAGAGAAGCTACCTATCCTCTATCAGCCTTCTGAAAAG gttGTGGCTAATGCCTCAGATGCTGTGTTTGGTGCCAAAGATGCTGTGATACAGAGTATTACAGGCGTAGTTGGTAGAACAAAGGGAGCTGTGCAGGATAGTGTGGAGATGACAAAGGCTGCAGTAAATGGCAGCATTAACACTGTTCTGGGAAGTGGTGTAGTGAAGAACATGAGCAGCCATGTCAACACTGCACTGACAAAGTCTGAAACTCTTCTGGAACAGTACCTTCCTCCAACAGATGAAGAGTTAG CAAAGGAAGCGACCACAACAGAAGGCTTTGAGTTGTGCAAAGATAAGCCCAGCTACTATGTTCGCCTGGGATCCCTCTCTACTAAGGCCCGCAAACGTGCTTATCAACAGGCTTTAACCCGGATCAAGGATGCAAAATGCCGAAGTCAGGAAGCCATTGCTCAACTGCAGGACACAGTGAACCTG ATTGAATATGCAAGAAAGAACATGAATGATGCCAACCAGAAAATGCATGATGCACAGGAGAAGATATACAATAAATGGGCAGACTGGACAAAAGGCGCAGGACAGGATGCTAATGATGAAAACAAAAGTGCTGAG CAGATTGAATCCCGTACTCTGAATATTGCCCGGAATCTCACACAACAACTGCAAACGACATGCCTTTCTCTGGTCACAAGTGTTCAAGGTCTTCCACAAAACATTCAGAACAAAGCTCATAATGTTAGTGCCATGGCTACTGATGTCTATCAAAACTTCCGTTCTGCCTCTTCCTTCAAAGAAATCTCTGATGGCATCTTAACTACCACTAAAGATCAGTTCACAAAAATGAGGGATTCCATGGATGATCTGATGGACTACTTTGTTAACAACACTCCATTAAATTGGCTGGTAGGTCCCTTTTACCCACAACGAGCTTGTAGCCAACAAGGGGAGCAAGAAGTTGATGGGGGAGACTCTGCCAACAAGGATTGA
- the PLIN2 gene encoding perilipin-2 isoform X2: protein MAEMVEQQQQNVVVRLINLPLVSSTYDMVSSVYVSTKDNHPYLKSVCDVAEKSVKTITSVAVTSAMPILQKLEPQIAMANSIACIGLDKIEEKLPILYQPSEKVVANASDAVFGAKDAVIQSITGVVGRTKGAVQDSVEMTKAAVNGSINTVLGSGVVKNMSSHVNTALTKSETLLEQYLPPTDEELAKEATTTEGFELCKDKPSYYVRLGSLSTKARKRAYQQALTRIKDAKCRSQEAIAQLQDTVNLIEYARKNMNDANQKMHDAQEKIYNKWADWTKGAGQDANDENKSAEIESRTLNIARNLTQQLQTTCLSLVTSVQGLPQNIQNKAHNVSAMATDVYQNFRSASSFKEISDGILTTTKDQFTKMRDSMDDLMDYFVNNTPLNWLVPDFSINDLDSETDGNLDEEELQDFSRANGRVINKE from the exons ATGGCTGAAAtggtggagcagcagcagcag aatgtGGTGGTAAGGTTGATCAACCTCCCATTGGTGAGCTCAACATATGATATGGTGTCCTCTGTCTATGTGAGCACCAAGGACAACCATCCCTACCTTAAGTCTGTATGTGATGTTGCGGAGAAGAGCGTGAAAACTATCACTTCTGTAGCTGTGACCAGTGCCATGCCAATCCTACAGAAACTGGAGCCTCAAA TTGCCATGGCTAACAGCATTGCCTGTATTGGATTGGACAAGATCGAAGAGAAGCTACCTATCCTCTATCAGCCTTCTGAAAAG gttGTGGCTAATGCCTCAGATGCTGTGTTTGGTGCCAAAGATGCTGTGATACAGAGTATTACAGGCGTAGTTGGTAGAACAAAGGGAGCTGTGCAGGATAGTGTGGAGATGACAAAGGCTGCAGTAAATGGCAGCATTAACACTGTTCTGGGAAGTGGTGTAGTGAAGAACATGAGCAGCCATGTCAACACTGCACTGACAAAGTCTGAAACTCTTCTGGAACAGTACCTTCCTCCAACAGATGAAGAGTTAG CAAAGGAAGCGACCACAACAGAAGGCTTTGAGTTGTGCAAAGATAAGCCCAGCTACTATGTTCGCCTGGGATCCCTCTCTACTAAGGCCCGCAAACGTGCTTATCAACAGGCTTTAACCCGGATCAAGGATGCAAAATGCCGAAGTCAGGAAGCCATTGCTCAACTGCAGGACACAGTGAACCTG ATTGAATATGCAAGAAAGAACATGAATGATGCCAACCAGAAAATGCATGATGCACAGGAGAAGATATACAATAAATGGGCAGACTGGACAAAAGGCGCAGGACAGGATGCTAATGATGAAAACAAAAGTGCTGAG ATTGAATCCCGTACTCTGAATATTGCCCGGAATCTCACACAACAACTGCAAACGACATGCCTTTCTCTGGTCACAAGTGTTCAAGGTCTTCCACAAAACATTCAGAACAAAGCTCATAATGTTAGTGCCATGGCTACTGATGTCTATCAAAACTTCCGTTCTGCCTCTTCCTTCAAAGAAATCTCTGATGGCATCTTAACTACCACTAAAGATCAGTTCACAAAAATGAGGGATTCCATGGATGATCTGATGGACTACTTTGTTAACAACACTCCATTAAATTGGCTG
- the PLIN2 gene encoding perilipin-2 isoform X1, with translation MAEMVEQQQQNVVVRLINLPLVSSTYDMVSSVYVSTKDNHPYLKSVCDVAEKSVKTITSVAVTSAMPILQKLEPQIAMANSIACIGLDKIEEKLPILYQPSEKVVANASDAVFGAKDAVIQSITGVVGRTKGAVQDSVEMTKAAVNGSINTVLGSGVVKNMSSHVNTALTKSETLLEQYLPPTDEELAKEATTTEGFELCKDKPSYYVRLGSLSTKARKRAYQQALTRIKDAKCRSQEAIAQLQDTVNLIEYARKNMNDANQKMHDAQEKIYNKWADWTKGAGQDANDENKSAEQIESRTLNIARNLTQQLQTTCLSLVTSVQGLPQNIQNKAHNVSAMATDVYQNFRSASSFKEISDGILTTTKDQFTKMRDSMDDLMDYFVNNTPLNWLVPDFSINDLDSETDGNLDEEELQDFSRANGRVINKE, from the exons ATGGCTGAAAtggtggagcagcagcagcag aatgtGGTGGTAAGGTTGATCAACCTCCCATTGGTGAGCTCAACATATGATATGGTGTCCTCTGTCTATGTGAGCACCAAGGACAACCATCCCTACCTTAAGTCTGTATGTGATGTTGCGGAGAAGAGCGTGAAAACTATCACTTCTGTAGCTGTGACCAGTGCCATGCCAATCCTACAGAAACTGGAGCCTCAAA TTGCCATGGCTAACAGCATTGCCTGTATTGGATTGGACAAGATCGAAGAGAAGCTACCTATCCTCTATCAGCCTTCTGAAAAG gttGTGGCTAATGCCTCAGATGCTGTGTTTGGTGCCAAAGATGCTGTGATACAGAGTATTACAGGCGTAGTTGGTAGAACAAAGGGAGCTGTGCAGGATAGTGTGGAGATGACAAAGGCTGCAGTAAATGGCAGCATTAACACTGTTCTGGGAAGTGGTGTAGTGAAGAACATGAGCAGCCATGTCAACACTGCACTGACAAAGTCTGAAACTCTTCTGGAACAGTACCTTCCTCCAACAGATGAAGAGTTAG CAAAGGAAGCGACCACAACAGAAGGCTTTGAGTTGTGCAAAGATAAGCCCAGCTACTATGTTCGCCTGGGATCCCTCTCTACTAAGGCCCGCAAACGTGCTTATCAACAGGCTTTAACCCGGATCAAGGATGCAAAATGCCGAAGTCAGGAAGCCATTGCTCAACTGCAGGACACAGTGAACCTG ATTGAATATGCAAGAAAGAACATGAATGATGCCAACCAGAAAATGCATGATGCACAGGAGAAGATATACAATAAATGGGCAGACTGGACAAAAGGCGCAGGACAGGATGCTAATGATGAAAACAAAAGTGCTGAG CAGATTGAATCCCGTACTCTGAATATTGCCCGGAATCTCACACAACAACTGCAAACGACATGCCTTTCTCTGGTCACAAGTGTTCAAGGTCTTCCACAAAACATTCAGAACAAAGCTCATAATGTTAGTGCCATGGCTACTGATGTCTATCAAAACTTCCGTTCTGCCTCTTCCTTCAAAGAAATCTCTGATGGCATCTTAACTACCACTAAAGATCAGTTCACAAAAATGAGGGATTCCATGGATGATCTGATGGACTACTTTGTTAACAACACTCCATTAAATTGGCTG